The Sceloporus undulatus isolate JIND9_A2432 ecotype Alabama chromosome 7, SceUnd_v1.1, whole genome shotgun sequence genome segment CTGAATAGCTTTCACCTTTTGCTTTAAAGACTGGGATGATAAAGAGTGGCTTTGGCTGTGATCCCAGGTGAGAGGCAGTATAAAGGTGTAGTAGGTGAATTAGGGGAGCTGCGCTTTCCCCTTCCTTGCTTCCTCCAGATTGATCaccatttgtggatttgattatttgtgggttgGAGTAATCTGTTCTCCCTAGGAagctccaggtcctccagtgaaactttGTTGGACATTGACTATACAGCTAGACCTAGAGATTctgagagaaaacacttctctaggcattttgtaggtcctccagcacaattctcttgtcaaattctgggagatgttgatgatgtgctggaggacctagagaggtgtgctcagttttcccactttcatgggggtccttagCCCCAGTGaatggaggacccactgtagccTTGCTCTGAGCTCAGTTAAGATGGAAAAATCTCTCGGAGCCACAATGGAAGGCTGTCGGATTCATTTCCTTTGAGCCACATTCACCTTTTGTATTAAGATCAAGCTCCCTGCTGTTCCATCACGCACGAACACATAAGCAACAGATCATAATTGTTCCTGACAAACTAACACTGAGTCACTCGCCTCCTTTGAAATTGCTTCTGAGTCACAAgtcctcctcccctttctttcttggtCATGGAAGGAGATAAAAATTTCCTGGCTTCTGAACGCAAAAATCTATGAGTCAGTTGAATGTGAATTTGCATGGTGCTGCTTCTATAAGCCGGTGTGGCTGAGCCATGTATCTTGATGCTGGGTCCTTCCCATGCTGGACTTTTGTGTGGGGTTGCCCCCAGAAATAATGTTCTTCATTTTTGTGCCTACTGAACTTTACTAGAGGCCAAAGTGTGGTCTCATTGGATGCATTCCTGCTTTCCACAAATGTTTCTATTCCTTGAtattagtaatcttggcttccttCCTTCGGAGGGAAGTTTGGTTTTTGTTTCGGAGCTTTTTCAAAATACAGAACTTAGGAGAGAGTGACTGCCAGTGGCTGCTTATGCTACAAGCCGCTTTATCCTCTGGTCACTATAAAATAAAAGGTGATAGCTCTTTCATAGAAGGTAATGTTTTGCATATAGACAGTCCCAGGTTCACTCCCTTGTACTTCCAGGTACAAGTGGGAAGGATGCCTAGAACCACAGTCAGAAAATGATCTCACAGCAGAAATAAGCCTCTGCCTTTCCCAGCCTGTCTTTCCGTTTGCTGCCTGGGTTTGTCCTAAAAGCCAATATTCTCTCAAAAGCACAGGAAGTGatggtttctgttttctttttccctcctccttttcacaGAAGCCTCGCTGGTCCTCCCTCGCTTGTCTGAAGTCCGTTATGCAATCCAGGAAAGGCGCTGCGAGTTGAGTGTGTCATTGTCTCCTGTACAGTCGTTCAATGCCTGCACTCTATTCTATGAGAGTGGTGTATACGCTGATGGAAAATGGATAGCTATGGTaaacttcctttttcttttcattggtgacgggggggggggggggggggggtggaatgtAAATTattgtaaagaaataaaaattaaaagtaccAGGATTATGATGCAGATTATAGTCAAATGAGACAGTTAAATGATCATAAAAGTCATGATGTTGTGTCTAGATTGAAGGAATGAATTTCTCTCCCCGTTGGCTGCAGCTGGACACTGGTAGTCTTTCTCTCTTGGCTGCTCGACGGATTTGATATTTGGGCATTGTACGAAGGAGTAGTAAACAGTTTACACCTTGTCCCATAaagggacatacacacacataacccCAAggtaggtacagtgggcccttggtatcctctggggtttgtttccaggacctcacaatggataccaaagtctgtggatgctcaagtcccattaaatacagtggcatagagaaaatgatgtcacttatataaaatggcaaaattttggaattcatatattttaaaaacattttcaagctatgcgtggttgaatctgtggataaggaatctgtggataccaagggccaattgTATGTCATCAATAGGATTCCAACCCAAGTAATTTATGCAAAGGCTTGGGAAAACAAAGTTGTAGATGTAGACACACTTCTTGATGTACAGGTCTGCTTACATTCAGAGGGGCTTGTGAGCTGATGagtataggattgcattgtagAGACCAAAACAATAAAAGCATAGGCATCAAGCTGACATTTGATCCAGAGATGAGGCACTTCCACAGagaaggtttttccccccattgaCTACTACTCTCACTTTGGGAAACAAGGACACCTGGAGCAGTGGGGCTTTTCCTCCAGTAAATTTGTATAGGATTACAGATCTTGTTTCAAAAGAAATTATGGCTGCTATTGCTGTATGCTTACATTGTGTCAAGACATGCTTTCTGTCAGGGTTTGATGTGATCTGCGTCTTGTCTGAAATTAATAGTTTTTCATTTTCTGATTGATGTCTTCCTTTCCAAACTTAGACAAGTATTCCAAACCCGTCCCGGGCAATCCTTGTACCTCTGGGGAAGAAAGCTGTATTCAGAGCCAGACCTTTATGTAAGGACATAAAGAATGGAGAATGGGTTAACATCACTCTTCCACAAAATGGTAGGTCACCCCTTATTAGCTGCATGCTTCATGTTGACATAAGATTGGTGTTTTGCAAAATTGTGCAGCTACCTGTATTAAACTTACCAGAGCAACGTGTGTGTACTGTAATTGGCATGCTTTTTTGGGAGAGGTCCGGCCCTGTGATCCACGAAGGCAAGCTTTCCCTGCCTGAATGCCCTCATTACTTCTTGCCATTTCATCGTCCGCATGAGAACAGTGGTCAGGGATTCGTCAGCCCTCTGTGCCCTTCCAGTGATCCCTACAGATTTTATCATTCGCGCTTTGGAAAACTCTGAGCGAACTCTGCATAGGATATTGCCAGTAATCCCATGTtcgtcatcccccccccccgcatcccaTGTGGCCAACAGATGTTCTACATGGGAGTCGGTCGAAAAGTACTCATTCCAATTTACTTCCCATTGAAATGAGGAGCAGCAATGTAAAACCCTTGTTGAGAAAGCATAGACTGCATTTGTccatacagttggctctctgtatctatggatgttgtatccacagattcaaacatccgcttgaaaatattcaagggGTGAAAAACTAGGGGCCTGGCACAGTTTGCCTAGCAATgcactaaagcagtggttctcaaactctgggGTGGGACcctggttgtgtgtgtgaaagttgCTCGGAGGGGTGAGACTTGGATGCCCTGATCCTCCCAAACCCTCTGTTCTggatgggaagagaaaggcaaggagggccCTTGGAGCCTCTGACTGAAGAGAGTGCAGGAGAAGAGCTGTTTCTTTATAAgatattaaaatatgtacataCATGAACGTgtaaacaaaaatacacacactaaataaatatttttattcatatacaatgTCAAGTGGAGGGGACAAGATATCtggatgtagatgtaaaggggggtcaCACGGGCACAGAGTTTGAGAGCTACTCTCAATGGGCCTGGGGACAGTTTGGGcacttgctgtttttctttcctgtaaATTCTTGCCACCTCCATTTATCTCCCTGTTTCCAGTCACGGTACAACAATTATAATATATAAactaaatataatttatatatattctatatctatatatatatattatataatattctaTATAAACTATGTTATATAATGTTTACAGTCACTGTAGGACAAATTATGTAAAGCAAATGTTTGCAAGTAGCTTTGTTTTTTATGACCTGGCCTTAGGTTGGATGTGAAGGATTGCGCTGATCATTCTTGCTTTGTTGGcagcccagttccttcccttTCAGCAGTTCTGTCTGGCCAGCATTAAAGCCTCGAAACCTAACTGAGCAAAGAAGAATTCTGACTTTGAAAGGTGCTTGACAAGATGAGTCCTGCTTTTGAtgttgctgcttctctttttccAGGTAGTGCAGGTACGGGAGCCATTGATGTCAGCTGCATTTGGCATAATAGGCAGTACGTAGAGTGTTCGTGGCGGCGTGGAGAGAATGCAAGTCGGGACACCATCTACAACCTGACCTACTGGTTTGTATTTGAAAACTCCTCCTCATCCCCACCCTTCAAAGTGATGTTTGAGAGCTCTTAGGCCTGCAGAGCTGTTTTAATCTAGTGACCTTTCCAGGTTGGAAATCCAACAGAATTGCACAACAGCAAGTGTTTAATAacaatgtccaggaacacatttCCCTTTTCAAGTCACAGATTCATTCAGATTCATTTTAATCTCCCTTTACCTCTGCCTGCCAGCAGCACTTCCAAAATAGATTCCCATCACAAGGCTTTACAAAATCTAGTCTGGTCTCCACAGTGCTTCCCTTGCTTCAATTcatactggttttttttttagaggAAGTGACCATTTATTTCTTGGAACATCCCATGTTTTCTGTGATTCATTCCTTTCCCCCCCATTTTCTCCTTACTGTACATGTCTGTACAAGGGCAGCAGCCTAGTCCAGTCTTTCCACAAAGGCTTCATCCACAATacggaaataatccactttgacaccactttaactgccacgactcagtgctatggagttcgaGGAATTGTAGTTGtgatgccagagctctctgacagagaaggctaaatatctcgtaAAACtacctagaattccatagtattgagtcatggcagttaaagtggtgtcaaagtggattatttctgcagtgcagacagccCCAGTGACTACACACACTTTTATAAAGGCAGTGTGCCATGCTGACTTTGtgtgggtctacactggccagaatactctggggtgcTCCCAGAATAGGAAAGCTTACAGTTGCCAGGTTTTTATTATTTCAGTCCTTTGTCCCTGGCTGTTTTCCGCTCCTTCTGGTCTCTCTCTGTCTATACAGCTGTGTATGAACGTTAGTGGTTTGCCTGCTGCCATCCTGGTTTTCTAATGTTCTGCTGATGTTGCTTTTCCCACTCAAGGCATCATGGGATGACTGAAGAAAAGGAGTGCACAAATTATACTACAGAAGGTGATACCTTTCGATGCTCTTTCCACTTCGCAAAGATTTTGTCTGAACCTTTTTCAGTTTCCATCCATGGCAATTCCAAAGATATTCGGACTGTGTGCCTGGTTACAGAGATTGGTTTAGTTCCAGGTAAGTGTCTCTGTCGGTCAGATGATGGCTTGATTTATACCTAAAGATTGGCATGAGAAATTACACTGAAAGCAGAATGGCCTTTAGAAGAATTAAACAGCCTGcctaaggtgggtttccatggctgagtggggctttgttccctggtcttcagggtcatagtccagttcTTGAACCCTAACATCACAACGGCTCTCTTTTGGAGAATGTTTTGATTGGCGTTCTCTTTGAAAGCCTCTAAATATGTCACCGTTATATCTATCTGGTTAAATATTGATTGGAATTCACTATCTTAGGTATGGATGCATAACCTAGAATTACTCATCTGTAACTGATTTATATTCATAGTCCCTACACATTTATGGTTGTGCCATATTGTAAAAGTCTATCTAGGCCGGCTTTATTGGGTAGCAGTCGTTGAGAGCAGTGGTGGTCTGGTTTCCTTTTGATCAAGATGCAGCATACTGGCATTTCCACCTCCTTCCTGCCAATGAACTCTGGTGTGAGGAAACATTGCgacagggatcctgcttctggTTGTTCACCAGAGATCACTGGCAGGAGGAGAGTAGTAACCTCAGTGTACTGCAAACCAATTAAAAGGAGAACAGACGTTGCTCTCAGGGACTGCTGCCCAGTAAGCTGGATCAGGGGGCAGGAGTGGTCGGCTCTGGCAGATGCTGATCTGGGATCCCTTTGCCCAGATCTCTTTGTCGATCTGGGATcttggccttttttaaaaaatgccttattTGTCTATTGCTTTAGAGATTCCAGTAAAACCTCATCCTCCGTCCATCATAAACATTAGAAAAAGTAGTGATGGAGTATTTCTAAACTGGACTTCTCCTATGAATTGGAACAGCGTATGCTATGAGGTAGAAATAAATAGCTCCAACACAAAGAAAATGGTGAGTTACTGTCTGATCTGGCTTACAACTGAATGTCTAAATTGATGTAGAAAGAGAATTGTGTCAGCTTAAAATTTAAGGCTAGTCACTTTAGTAGAATATAAAAATCCTGATTTGGCATGAAGAATCCTCCAAGAGATCTGAGTTCCAGACCCTTGATGACACTTTggatctatttttcttttcatgtgatagaatcataaaagctgaagagttggaagggacctcaagggccatccctACTGACATAGAAGAATGCACAACTGAAATGCATCTCtaagagatgaccatccagcctctgtttcaaaccCTCTGCAAAGAGAAGAGGGTCCAATATCCTCTGCAGGAGTCTTTTCCACTGTTTaatagttcttacagtaaagatgttCTTCTCATGGAAACTTTTTTTCTTGGAATTTGAAACCATTGGTTTCTGAAACCACTgccagaaagcaagcttgctccattttctacttgacatctcttcagatattccAGGATAGCtcacctctctctcttctcttcctcaagctaaacatacctaactcCCAAGTCATTACTCATAAGGCTGGGTTTGCTGGGCTTGAGTCCAACAGTTCTATTTTGAACTCCCAACTGTCTGCCTTTTTTCTTCTGTAAGTTTTGATAGATAAGAACAGCTTCTTGTAAACCGAGGCAGGATTTTTCCCTCCCTGCTGGTGGAGTATATTGTTGGGCTTCCAGAGCCTAATGAGAGGGTATGACCTATCTCCAGACAGAAGGAATCCCCTTGGCTCTGTTTTCAAGCCCCCAAATCTTCATTTTCAAGCTGCTTATCCAGTTTCGGCCGATCTTTGAGCTTGTATATTTTCCAGGGTAGAAACCCTGCCTTTCATGCAAGAGCCAGGTATCCGTCAGGTAGACAACCATTCCTTCTCCCACTTCATACTGTGCATTtcttgctcttttaaaaatgtgtaatgtCCCTTAACACTTTTATATTCTGACAAGGTTTTAGGACCAAAGGGTATTTTTTTTTAGAGTGTGGTTTTGATTTTATTCAGTTGCCTTTTAAAATCATCCATTTTAAgtgtatgttttgaattgttcTAATGCTGTTAATAGATTAATTTGACTTTAATGTTGACTTCCGTACGTTTTTAACTGTGTTGcgcttgttttaaattgtaagctgccttgtgtccccGTTTTGAGGAAAAGGCAAGGAGCAACGGCAGCAATAACAATAAGCAATTGTTTATTATACGGAATTATATTAAAAGTCGGTAGATGATgaaaaggttttcttttcttttttaagaagaCTGTTGAGGGCAAGACCACCGCAGCAATTCCCCTCAGTTCTAATGAGCGCCACACTTTCCGGGTGAGAGCCATTCAAGATAGTCTTAACAACCATTGCAAGAACTACAAGGGAATGTGGAGTGAGTGGAGCAACCAGGAGGAATGGGGTGAGAAGCACCTTTGTAATGCATAAGCTAACTGGCTCCGTCAGCTTTACTGGGCTACATAATGAATTAACTTTCAGGATGAATGTTTTGTTAATGTTTGCATGATGGTGTTACATTTTTTCATAGGATCCTCTTTCATACCAGTGACTTATCTTACTTAATTTTGAGGAACGGTTACAGTTGGTTTTGAAGGAGGGGTTGTATATGTATggtatggttgtgtgtgtgtgtgtgtgtgtgtgttcacctATCTTCCCCTTGTCTTTCCAATGATAACTCATTGGGTTGGGCTATTCAGAGTGCCAACTGGTAGGCTCTGATGGATTGAGTTCTTGGTTTATCCTGGCTTCAGTATGCATTCTTGTGCATTCTTTTATGACAATTGAAAGAACGCACACTACATTGTCAGGTCAACACTACATCTTTTCGGATGAGGACACCAGAGAGGACCTTCTCGGTGGCTGAATTCCCACTGCGTGGAATTCCCCATCCATAGAAAGCTAGGTTGGCTCCCTTTCCACTCTCCTTTTGAAACACCTTTTtggttcaagcaggcttttaatgtgtaaattGCTTACAGGGAGTCTTGTTATGGTGAGTTTTATTTCTAAGCGCTATATGCATTTATATGCCCTATCTcttggtgtggtttttttttcagaTGAAAGAGACAACACATTTAAATTTCTTCTATTAATCCTCATTCCTTTATGCGTGACCATCCTGACTATCATTTTGCTGGTTTACCTGAAGAGGTAAGAGTCTGATTGCCCACTTGAGTCTTTTGTGTGTAGTATGACTATTTTCCAAGGTAAGTGTTTGCCCTGTGACCTTTCACAAGTTACAtgttctcaggggaaggcaacagcaaacatactttgaacaaatcttgccaaagaaacccacattataggttcgccttagggttaccataagttggaaacaacttgaaatgtacacaacaataacaataaactttATAGTTGATTGTGATTTGCAATTAAAGCAGAGGATTTATATATAAGATTACAGATTCTTGTAGAAGTGGGAGTACTGTTTCTATTCCCTGAAATCCAGGTTAAATTTAGCTTTTAAACTACAATATGGTAAGAGCACAAGGGTTTGAGGAAAGTAAGGACCATGGTCTTTGCTTTCCCTGTAAAATGCTCTGTAGAGCAGTTCTCAGAGACTGAAATAGGGATGTAACCATCCTGGTATGCTGCagctttataaaaataaaacgggtagagggtttgttttttaaacactgaCTCAATTAAACCGAGTCTGCTATCTAAAATTGCTAagttcttgttctttttgttgttgttatatttctaAAGGATTAAGCTGCTGATGCTTCCAACGATTCCTGACCCGGGAAAGTTTCTAAAAGGAATGTTTGAAGACCAAAGTGAAGATCTCCATGCAAAAGAAATGTTTGAGGAGCCAAACATGGATCTCTGTGTGAGTGTTGCGCTTCCACCTTGATCTCAACAAGGCTAGGTTTAATAAAAAGCTGAAGGAAGCAGAGGCTCAAAAAAACTCATTTTGAGACAGAGTGGAAGACTGTTTTTGCTTCCTTTTGAAAGCATTCAAATTCCTCTCAGCCCAGCCctaaagaaaataatatatatagtgCTTGAAATATGTTGAACATGTAATTCTTTTCTGTGCATCTTTGAAGTTTCTGCCTTTGAAACTGCTCCAAGGTGCTGATCTGCTTGACCCCATAGTCGCCATTTTCTTTGcattgtcctttacatccttacatgtccctaagttttacccttgacttatccatggggacTTAGCAAATTCtgtaattttgggcccaaaaccttCCTTCAGTTGTATCCACAAGATTGACTTACAGTTAAGTATGGTAAAAAGAAAGTTGGGAAAACTAGGGAAGACTGAGCACTGCTGAGAGGATTGTTGGCGGTAAAAGGGGATCTGGGGCACTAAAGGTCCCATGAAACTTTCATGTGGGTGTCAAGCGTGGGCATAAGCAGTGCCAAGGCACTTGAGGTAGTAAATTAAGAAATGTTGCATTGCTTGACTGCTTCTGCTTTTTTGTTCCTAGAAACAGCCAGCAGAACTGCCAGTCAAAGAAGAACCAACCCATTTGTTGATAATCACAAACAGAAAAGAGAACTGAGGACATCAAGTTGCTTTCTTTACTCCACATGACTTAAACCGGATGCTTTGGGGGGCAGGGAACTGATGCGCTCACCTGCTGGACAGTCTCTTGGAGTTGTACACAACACCCTTTCCCTGGTACCTCTTTGCTAAAACCATCTTGCTGGACCAAGCAGGCCCCAGAAATCCATCACGTCAGTAGCAGTCCCTTTTCCCTCACCCCTTTGCCCCAGTTTGCCACCCCTGCTCACCCCACTGAACCATGTCCACAAACATCAAGCTCTCTGTTAACTTCTGTGAAGCAGCATTTGCTCTGGGAGAAGAGGCGTTTCTGTCACTTTCTGGAACTGCGAGCGTATTCGTAGTGGATCTTGCCTCAGTGTTACATTCAGCCGCTCTGGAACTTTGAGCTTCTCCAAGTCCAGGAATTATTCACATCATTTCAAACACGGCTAAAGGGACAGTGAGTCAGGTCACTCGACTGGTGGCGATTGCTCTTGGCCACAGTGTGTGACATCATAGATTCTTAGCTTATCTGTCTTGTCTGCCACAAACATGTAAATATGGAAGTTCTGCCAAAGGTTTGCACAACTTTACCTAGTCTTCCCCAGACATGttgggacttgaagtcccaaacatctggtgaAGGCTGCCAACTGCATACATTTTTACCTGTGGGAATGCCAAGGGAAAGCATTCACAGGACTTAGAAGCCCTAAGGCCATGAAAGTGCTAAGACCAACCTCTTTTGGTTCCAGTGGAGCTTATAAAAAGCCTTTTCTAACACCCAGCAGCTTGTGTATCTGAGCCCTTTTAACACTTGTCAGAATCTGGGTCCAGGATGCCTTGTGTGAATGTCTAAATGATGCGTACATGCCTCTTGTCTGTCTCTCACAGCAAACTTTTGAACAAGCTTGAAGTTTGTGTTattagggttgggtttttttaacattGTTAACTTACGAGTATTTGTTTActtgggatttatttttttaacaattgaGATCTGTGATTTTTGtataaagaatgaaaagaaatacttttttatatatatataaaacaaaaaagcatctCTTCTGCTTTTGTAGATATCTTTTCCATTGCTGCACATCAGTAGGCCCTAATTCTTGGTAAGTCCCTGTTGGTTTGTAGCgctgtattattttattggcTGTTCGCTGGTTTTCAGGTTGTGTTTAGGAACTCGCAGGCAATTTCCAGACAATGACACCTCAACTGTAACCAAGCCTTCAGATCAGGCAACTAATTGTTCAGTGTTCATTTGTTCCTAACATCTTGCTGCTCTTTACACTAAAACCCTGCCAATGTCCAGTCCTTAAGGTTGACTGGTATAACTGCTATTACCTTTAGGAAGCACTGTGGGCCTACTTGGAGCATGGTTCAGCCCTAAAATCCTCAGAATATCTGCGTGCAGAAGAAGCCGGACAGAAAAAATGCATTTGCCAGGAGTATTCAAGTGTGCCAGTCTGCATCTCTTTCCCACGCCACAGTCCCAGACACAACTTTCATCTAAACATTGAGACAAGCAGCTTTAAATAACTTATCAGTTGGGCTGCGTCTTTCTAGGCACAGATGTGCAAATATGTGGGCCAAATGGCCACATAAAACCAGGCTGGCTTGCCTGTGCATTGTGTATCCCTCTCTCCATCTGCCAAGTATGGCAACAGGGCAGCCAGGAGTGTTACAGCGAGATGATGGCCGCTTGGGCCACCGAAATAAAATAGCTGCTCTGAGTTATCCCAACAAACGACAAATAGATGTTTTGATATGATTATGCCTTGCCATGAGGACGAAAGTGTTCCAAGCGCAGTTTACATTTTCAGATTAACAGTCTAAAGTAGTGCATCCTAAATCTGGGGGGAGACCAGAGTTTTTCCTTTCCCCAATGTGCCAAGCGCCAGCACCATATTTATACCAGCTGGCTACAGTGCTTTCTTGTGTGGAAACTTGCCAAAGACAATGGCTTGGGGGTTGGCACTTGCCCATGGACCACCTGTTTCTGTAGCACTGAGCGCAAACATAAAGGCTCATGGATTGtagataactttttaaaaaacccctttTAAAAACTCATAAGTTTTATATGGTGACATGTGGTTGGTTTGCCCTCATCAGCTAGGTTTTGTTTTCACAGACtcatggaagagacctcaagggtcatccagtccaaaccaaTTTGGCCATGTAGGAAGACAACATCAAAGTGGACTATCTGTGTTGTGACCTACCCAATGTACCTGACTGAGTTGGCCTCATGTATGCcagaattacagattttgatatgacccatgcataagtataaaacgtaggggcatgtaacaaaggctgtaatagacgaagcaaaggaaaacaatgccgaaggatttacaaaatcccagcaggaataaccatttgtgctcatactaaagactggatggatgagatagttcCAGCAAGATGACACTCGCCTTCCACcaaaggatggttcctttttaaataagagttaaagtacagtacttacatcgacccacggata includes the following:
- the IL13RA1 gene encoding interleukin-13 receptor subunit alpha-1 isoform X1 is translated as MTSIPNPSRAILVPLGKKAVFRARPLCKDIKNGEWVNITLPQNGSAGTGAIDVSCIWHNRQYVECSWRRGENASRDTIYNLTYWHHGMTEEKECTNYTTEGDTFRCSFHFAKILSEPFSVSIHGNSKDIRTVCLVTEIGLVPEIPVKPHPPSIINIRKSSDGVFLNWTSPMNWNSVCYEVEINSSNTKKMKTVEGKTTAAIPLSSNERHTFRVRAIQDSLNNHCKNYKGMWSEWSNQEEWDERDNTFKFLLLILIPLCVTILTIILLVYLKRIKLLMLPTIPDPGKFLKGMFEDQSEDLHAKEMFEEPNMDLCKQPAELPVKEEPTHLLIITNRKEN
- the IL13RA1 gene encoding interleukin-13 receptor subunit alpha-1 isoform X2 — translated: MTSIPNPSRAILVPLGKKAVFRARPLCKDIKNGEWVNITLPQNGSAGTGAIDVSCIWHNRQYVECSWRRGENASRDTIYNLTYWHHGMTEEKECTNYTTEGDTFRCSFHFAKILSEPFSVSIHGNSKDIRTVCLVTEIGLVPEIPVKPHPPSIINIRKSSDGVFLNWTSPMNWNSVCYEVEINSSNTKKMTVEGKTTAAIPLSSNERHTFRVRAIQDSLNNHCKNYKGMWSEWSNQEEWDERDNTFKFLLLILIPLCVTILTIILLVYLKRIKLLMLPTIPDPGKFLKGMFEDQSEDLHAKEMFEEPNMDLCKQPAELPVKEEPTHLLIITNRKEN
- the IL13RA1 gene encoding interleukin-13 receptor subunit alpha-1 isoform X3; amino-acid sequence: MTSIPNPSRAILVPLGKKAVFRARPLCKDIKNGEWVNITLPQNGSAGTGAIDVSCIWHNRQYVECSWRRGENASRDTIYNLTYWHHGMTEEKECTNYTTEGDTFRCSFHFAKILSEPFSVSIHGNSKDIRTVCLVTEIGLVPEIPVKPHPPSIINIRKSSDGVFLNWTSPMNWNSVCYEVEINSSNTKKMKTVEGKTTAAIPLSSNERHTFRVRAIQDSLNNHCKNYKGMWSEWSNQEEWDERDNTFKFLLLILIPLCVTILTIILLVYLKRIKLLMLPTIPDPGKFLKGMFEDQSEDLHAKEMFEEPNMDLCPAELPVKEEPTHLLIITNRKEN